A window from Fragaria vesca subsp. vesca linkage group LG5, FraVesHawaii_1.0, whole genome shotgun sequence encodes these proteins:
- the LOC101292605 gene encoding histone H3.2-like, with translation MARTKQTARKSTGGKAPRKQLATKAARKSAPATGGVKKPHRFRPGTVALREIRKYQKSTELLIRKLPFQRLVREIAQDFKTDLRFQSSAVAALQEAAEAYLVGLFEDTNLCAIHAKRVTIMPKDIQLARRIRGERA, from the coding sequence ATGGCCCGTACCAAGCAAACCGCCCGCAAGTCCACCGGAGGCAAGGCCCCACGCAAGCAGCTGGCCACCAAGGCCGCCAGAAAGTCAGCTCCGGCCACCGGCGGAGTGAAGAAGCCCCACAGATTCAGGCCCGGAACCGTCGCGCTCCGTGAGATCCGCAAGTACCAGAAGAGCACCGAGCTCCTCATCCGCAAGCTCCCTTTCCAGCGCCTCGTCCGTGAAATCGCTCAGGATTTCAAGACTGATCTGAGGTTCCAGAGCTCCGCCGTGGCCGCGCTGCAGGAGGCGGCGGAGGCTTACCTCGTCGGGCTCTTCGAGGACACCAATCTGTGTGCCATCCATGCCAAGAGGGTTACGATAATGCCGAAAGATATTCAGCTGGCGAGGCGCATTAGGGGTGAGCGTGCTTGA